A genomic region of Raphanus sativus cultivar WK10039 chromosome 6, ASM80110v3, whole genome shotgun sequence contains the following coding sequences:
- the LOC108813041 gene encoding P-loop NTPase domain-containing protein LPA1 homolog 2 — translation MAVEATKVLYVEVVDEGEDSFRYTRPVLQSTLQLMGCKARHAFKISRRVFELIRSEGSCNSSPEHGKEPEFSKKKGGGGGGSSTYCLVADDDDDDVDKDKSRPFEMYKRRTTVFVTRQVFLDVVCDALAEYKYVGRDQRADLILACRIRERKESVTVLLCGTSGCGKSTLSALLGSRLGITTVVSTDSIRHMMRSFADEKQNPLLWASTYHAGEYLDPVAVAESKAKRKAKKLKGSRGVNSNTQKMDAGSNSSTTELLSDKQMAIEGYKAQSEMVIDSLDRLITTWEKRRESVVVEGVHLSLNFVMGLMKKHPSIVPFMVYISNEEKHLERFAVRAKYMTLDPAKNKYVKYIRNIRTIQDYLCKRADKHLVPKINNTNVDKSVATIHATVFSCLRRREAGEKLYDVGTNTVALIDEEHRNQCAANSLRSKGMFQLQRTGSSRRVMALLNTDGTVAKTWPVGSVDEIRKPVIRTEMSYGTGHPVNGYLEKGEPVNLQFGLFGISAWPSDGATSHAGSVDESRADFTETGSRHYSSCCSSPRVFDGPSKELKEEQSVNGSDEDEEIDDEFPEPDSDEDNSDNNDERNREEVGSVDEESTKSDEEYDDLAMEDKGYWTDKEEEEETRDTISMASENNHKEATAKPKKDDDKYIQNLDLFLRTVNQPLTESLELTCEYRNRMLVAASDKAKMRKRSLSIPAVGKHGSIIDDQILENHTDPFLLNGQ, via the exons ATGGCGGTGGAGGCGACGAAGGTTCTGTATGTAGAGGTGGTAGACGAAGGAGAGGATTCGTTTAGGTATACGCGTCCTGTTTTGCAGAGTACTCTTCAGCTCATGGGATGCAAGGCCCGTCACGCCTTCAAG ATAAGCCGGAGGGTTTTTGAGTTGATAAGAAGTGAGGGATCTTGTAATTCCTCACCAGAGCATGGGAAGGAGCCTGAGTTTTCAAAAAAGaagggtggtggtggtggtggttcttCAACTTACTGTTTGgttgctgatgatgatgatgatgatgttgacaAGGATAAAAGTAGACCGTTTGAGATGTATAAAAGACGGACAACTGTTTTCGTTACGCGGCAGGTATTCTTAGATGTTGTGTGTGATGCCCTCGCTGAATATAAGTACGTTGGCCGTGACCAGAGAGCGGATTTGATTCTGGCTTGCAG AATCCGCGAAAGGAAAGAATCTGTTACTGTTCTGCTTTGTGGTACCAGTGGCTGTGGTAAATCTACATTGTCTGCATTGCTG GGTAGCAGGCTGGGGATTACGACTGTGGTATCAACTGACTCTATAAGGCACATGATGAGGAGCTTCGCTGATGAGAAGCAGAATCCTTTGCTATGGGCTTCGACGTACCATGCTGGAGAGTACCTTGATCCCGTGGCAGTTGCTGAGTCAAAGGCCAAAAGAAAAGCCAAAAAGCTGAAAGGCTCGCGAGGTGTAAACTCCAACACCCAAAAGATGGATGCTGGATCAAACTCAAGCACCACTGAGCTGTTAAGTGATAAGCAGATGGCTATAGAAGGGTACAAGGCACAAAGCGAGATGGTGATTGACAGTCTCGATAGGCTCATTACGACGTGGGAAAAAAGGAGAGAGTCTGTAGTCGTTGAAGGGGTCCACTTAAGCCTTAACTTTGTC ATGGGGCTGATGAAAAAGCACCCTTCTATTGTTCCCTTCATGGTATACATCTCTAATGAGGAGAAACACTTGGAACGATTTGCAGTCCGAGCCAAGTACATGACGTTGGATCCAGCAAAGAATAagtatgtaaaatatatacGTAACATCAGAACAATACAGGATTATCTATGTAAACGAGCCGACAAACATCTGGTTCCTAAGATAAACAACACAAATGTCGACAAGAGCGTGGCCACAATCCACGCGACAGTCTTCAGTTGCCTGCGTAGACGCGAAGCGGGAGAGAAGCTCTATGACGTAGGAACAAACACAGTTGCTCTTATCGATGAAGAGCACAGGAACCAATGTGCAGCCAACTCATTAAGATCCAAGGGAATGTTTCAGCTGCAAAGAACAGGCTCCTCCAGGCGTGTAATGGCTCTTCTGAACACTGACGGCACTGTAGCAAAAACTTGGCCTGTGGGTTCCGTTGATGAGATTAGGAAGCCCGTCATTCGTACTGAGATGAGTTATGGAACAGGGCATCCTGTTAACGGATACCTAGAGAAAGGTGAACCAGTGAATCTTCAGTTCGGTCTCTTTGGGATCAGCGCTTGGCCTAGTGATGGCGCAACTAGTCACGCCGGGAGTGTAGACGAGTCGAGAGCAGATTTTACTGAAACCGGAAGCAGACATTACTCTTCTTGCTGCAGTTCACCTCGGGTATTTGATGGGCCTTCAAAAGAG CTTAAGGAGGAGCAGTCTGTGAATGGGagtgatgaagatgaagaaatcGATGATGAGTTCCCTGAGCCAGATTCTGATGAAGATAACAGCGATAACAATGATGAACGCAACCGCGAAGAG GTTGGATCGGTGGATGAGGAATCGACAAAGTCAGATGAAGAGTACGATGATCTGGCAATGGAAGACAAGGGTTACTGGAcagacaaggaagaagaagaagagactcgAGACACAATCTCCATGGCGTCTGAAAACAACCACAAGGAGGCAACAGCGAAGCCCAAGAAAGATGATGACAAATACATCCAAAACCTCGACCTTTTCCTCAGGACAGTGAACCAACCATTAACTGAATCTCTTGAGCTTACGTGTGAGTACAGGAACAGAATGCTTGTAGCAGCTTCGGATAAAGCTAAGATGAGGAAACGTTCACTTAGTATCCCGGCAGTTGGGAAACACGGTTCAATCATAGATGACCAGATTTTAGAGAACCACACTGATCCATTTCTCTTGAATGGCCAGTGA